A stretch of Palaemon carinicauda isolate YSFRI2023 chromosome 36, ASM3689809v2, whole genome shotgun sequence DNA encodes these proteins:
- the LOC137628481 gene encoding UPF0506 protein SJCHGC02965-like, whose protein sequence is MKNQTEIEVSNVMKNQTDIEESNIRKNQTEIEASKVRMNQIEIEASNVRKNQTDIEVSNVMKNQTDIEESNIRKNQTEIEVSNVRKNQTEIEASNVRKNQTEIEALNDKKNQTEIEASNVMKNQTEIEASNVMKNQTEIEASNVRKNHTN, encoded by the coding sequence ATGAAGAATCAGACAGAAATCGAAGTGTCTAATGTCATGAAGAATCAGACAGATATCGAGGAGTCAAATATCAGGAAGAATCAGACTGAAATCGAGGCGTCAAAGGTCAGGATGAATCAGATAGAGATCGAGGCGTCAAATGTCAGGAAGAATCAGACAGATATCGAAGTGTCTAATGTCATGAAGAATCAGACAGATATCGAGGAGTCAAATATCAGGAAGAATCAGACTGAAATCGAGGTGTCAAATGTCAGGAAGAATCAGACAGAAATCGAGGCGTCAAATGTCAGGAAGAATCAGACTGAAATCGAGGCGTTAAATGACAAGAAGAATCAGACAGAGATCGAGGCGTCAAATGTCATGAAGAATCAGACAGAAATCGAGGCGTCAAATGTCATGAAGAATCAGACAGAAATAGAGGCGTCAAATGTCAGGAAGAATCATACAAATTGA
- the LOC137628480 gene encoding uncharacterized protein PF3D7_1120000-like has translation MKNQTEIEVSNVMKNQTDIEESNVRKNQTEIKASNARKNHTEIEASNVMKNQTEIEASNVRKNQTEIKASNIRKNQKDIETSNVMINQTEIKASNIMKNQTEIEASNVRKNQTEIEASNVMKNQTEIEASNVMKNQTEIEASNFMKNQTEIEASNVMKNQTEIEASNDRKNQKDIEASNVMTFDASSNVMKNQTEIEASNVMKNQTEIKSSNFMKNQTEIEAPNVMKNQTEIKASNVRNNQTEIEVLNVMKNQTEMEASNVMKNQTEIEASNVRKNQTEIEASNVRKNQTEIEVEASNTRENDHSNITLAPQEGNCECLNTKLENILFMQEDMSIELVNTLFVQEDISIELMNTLFVQEDMSIKLLNTLFVQEDISIELVNTLFVQEDMSIELVNTLFVQEYMSIELVNTLLMQEDMSIEHVNTLFVQEDMSIELVNTLSMQEDMSIEVVNTLSMITDYEQLS, from the exons ATGAAGAATCAGACAGAAATCGAAGTGTCTAATGTCATGAAGAATCAGACAGATATCGAGGAATCAAATGTCAGGAAGAATCAGACTGAAATCAAGGCGTCCAATGCCAGGAAGAATCACACAGAGATCGAGGCGTCAAATGTCATGAAGAATCAGACTGAAATCGAGGCGTCAAATGTCAGGAAGAATCAGACAGAAATCAAGGCGTCAAATATCAGGAAGAATCAGAAAGATATCGAGACGTCGAATGTCATGATTAATCAGACAGAAATCAAGGCGTCAAATATCATGAAGAATCAGACAGAAATTGAGGCGTCAAATGTCAGGAAGAATCAGACAGAAATCGAGGCGTCGAATGTCATGAAGAATCAGACAGAAATTGAAGCGTCGAATGTCATGAAGAATCAGACAGAAATCGAAGCATCAAATTTCATGAAGAATCAGACAGAAATCGAAGCGTCAAATGTCATGAAGAATCAGACAGAAATCGAAGCGTCAAATGACAGGAAGAATCAGAAAGATATCGAGGCGTCAAATGTTATGACATTTGACGCCTCGTCAAATGTCATGAAGAATCAGACAGAAATCGAGGCATCGAACGTTATGAAGAATCAGACAGAAATCAAATCGTCAAATTTCATGAAGAATCAGACAGAAATCGAGGCGCCAAATGTCATGAAGAATCAGACAGAAATCAAAGCGTCAAATGTCAGGAATAATCAGACAGAAATTGAGGTGTTAAATGTCATGAAGAATCAGACAGAAATGGAGGCGTCAAATGTCATGAAGAATCAGACAGAAATAGAAGCGTCAAATGTCAGGAAGAATCAGACAGAAATCGAAGCGTCAAATGTCAGGAAGAATCAGACAGAAATCGAGGTCGAGGCGTCCAATACCAGGGAGAATGATCATTCTAATATCACATTAGCACCACAAGAGG GAAACTGTGAGTGTCTGAACACTAAACTTGAGAATATACTGTTCATGCAAGAGGATATGAGCATTGAACTTGTGAACACTTTGTTCGTGCAAGAGGATATAAGCATTGAACTTATGAACACTTTGTTCGTGCAAGAGGATATGAGCATTAAACTTCTGAACACTTTGTTCGTGCAAGAGGATATAAGCATTGAACTTGTGAACACTTTGTTCGTGCAAGAGGATATGAGCATTGAACTTGTGAATACTTTGTTCGTGCAAGAGTATATGAGCATTGAACTTGTGAACACTTTGCTCATGCAAGAGGATATGAGCATTGAACATGTGAACACTTTGTTCGTGCAAGAGGATATGAGCATTGAACTTGTGAACACTTTGTCCATGCAAGAGGATATGAGCATTGAAGTTGTGAACACTTTGTCCATGATAACAGATTATGAACAATTATCTTGA